The Alicyclobacillus macrosporangiidus CPP55 genome segment CGACTTTCCACCACGGAATCATCTGGGCGAGCTTCACCCAGCGGTTTTCCTTGTTCAACTTCCCGCCAAACGGCAGGAAGAAGTCATCTGGAAGCAGCATCTGTCGTTCGGTCGGTCGATACACTGGCAGCCCCTCAGGTGCAAGGATTTTGACGAATTTCAGCGAAAATCCGCGCATGAGATTTCGTCACGAAAGGCCAGTAATCCTTGTTGCTACTGGGCTTATCAACCGTTCAGCAGACCCTACTTCCAAGCTGTATGTGCTATTGACCTATATACCGGCGATAATGTTTTGGATTCTGGACGGGTATTTCCTTCGCCAAGAAAGGCTATTTCGGAAGCTATATGACGCCGTTCGGTCGAGAACCGATGAAACCACAGATTACTCTATGGATGTACATCCATATGAATCTGAGGTGGCATCCTGGATTGGGGTGATGTTCTCTCGAACTCTAGTGATATTTTACGGAGCACTACTGATTACGGTCGTCGTCGTAACTTATTTTACGATTCACATATCACGTTGAGCCGGAAAAGAAATGGGGGGTATCAGAGATGGCCAGGCGAGTATTTTTTAGCTTCCATTTTGATCTGGATAATTGGCGAGCGGCGCAAGTGAGAAATATGGGAGTGATCGAAGGAAACACCCCAGTATCCGATAATGACTGGGAAAAGATACGGAGAGGTGGAGACAAAGCAATTGTGTTTTGGCCATCTCGAAATGGCCGAAAGCTGACGTTATTGCCTGTCCGAAAATTGCTGAGTAAAATGGCCATATCCTAGGAAAGGAAAGACGCCCCTCTTTACGTGGTGCTGCGCCAACAGCATCACAAGGGGCGTCCCATCACTCGGATATGGTCAGTATATCAAACTTTAAGCTTGTTGAAAGCCACACCGCCGGTGTTTTTTGTCCGGAGTGCGGAGAATGTCCCCTGCCCTTGTTGCCAAGGTGAGCTTCGCGTCATCGGGAGTCGGAAAAGGACCTGGGTTCAGAGTTCCGGCAACAAGGTAAAACTCATCATCCGCCGACTGCGCTGCCGGGATTGCAACAAGATCCACCACGAACTGCCAAGCTTTCTGGTTCCCTATCGCCGCCACGAGGCACAGGTCATTGAGGATGCTGTCACGGATAAGGCGACGCCTGCCTGCGTTGAGGAATCAACGCTGCGGCGCTGGCGTCAGTGGTTTGAGGTCTTTGCCCCATATGCCGCCGGCTGCCTGGAGTCCATCGCTGGCCGCTTCCAGTGGACTGTGGAGAGTTCGTCCGCTCATCCACAAACCGCACTCCATCGAATCGGACGGGTTGTTGGGCATCATCCCGGTTGGCTGGCGCGTGCTGTCCGACCGATTGCAAATCTACATTTGTGGAGACATACCCGTTCGGCGTGTTGATCCGCGTCTCGTCACTGTACGTTCATGCTGACCCTACCAAAATGGAGGTGGTTGGCATGAAAGATTCGAGGAAGGCGGAGGAAATCGCCGCAAATCGGGTGCAGATGCTGTCTCGGCTGCTTGCAGATGGCCTGGATGCAGGCCGTGCGCGACAGATCAGGGCTGAGATCTGCGCACAAACGGGTCTCTCAGAACGAACCATTCGTCGGTATCTGGCCCAGTACCGCAAGGAAGGTTTCGAGGGCCTCAAGCCAAAAGCCAAAGTGTATCAAAGACCAGACGCCATCCCGGAGTCGCTTCTGGAACAGGCCATCTTGCTGCGACGGGAGGTTCCCACGCGCAGCATCTCCCAAATCATTCAGATCCTTGAGTGGGAGGGGTATGCAAAGCCGGGCCAGATCAAGCGCAGCACCCTGCAGGAGAAGTTGGCAGAGCGAGGGTATAGCTCCCGTCAGATGCGGATGTACGCCGCAACCGGTACAGCCGCCCGCCGGTTTCAGCGCCGGCATCGAAATGAATTGTGGCAGTCGGACATCAAGTTCGGCCCGTATCTGCCCATCGGGCCTGGCGGCGCAAGGAAACAGGTCTACCTCGTCGTGTTCCTGGACGACGCCACGCGGTACGTACTCCATGCCGAGTTCTACCCCACCCTCGACCAGGCCATCGTGGAAGATTGTTTTCGCCAAGCCATCCAGAAATACGGCGCCCCGGATTCTGTGTACTTCGACAACGGAAAACAGTACCGAACCCGTTGGATGGCCCGGACCTGTTCCAAGCTTGGGATACGGCTCCTCTACACCAAGCCGTACGCTGCCGAGAGTAAGGGCAAGGTAGAGAAATTCAATCGGACGGTCGATTCATTTCTCAGCGAGATTGCCCTGGACAAACCGCAGACACTGGAAGAACTGAATCAGAAGTTCTCCGTATGGCTGTCGGAATGCTACCAGAACAAGCCGCACGCCGCGCTTTCCACAGACAATCA includes the following:
- a CDS encoding DUF6431 domain-containing protein; translation: MFFVRSAENVPCPCCQGELRVIGSRKRTWVQSSGNKVKLIIRRLRCRDCNKIHHELPSFLVPYRRHEAQVIEDAVTDKATPACVEESTLRRWRQWFEVFAPYAAGCLESIAGRFQWTVESSSAHPQTALHRIGRVVGHHPGWLARAVRPIANLHLWRHTRSAC